The following coding sequences are from one Homalodisca vitripennis isolate AUS2020 chromosome 7, UT_GWSS_2.1, whole genome shotgun sequence window:
- the LOC124366477 gene encoding 26S proteasome regulatory subunit 8: MTNTNFEMEVDEKSSKGEGFRPYYITKIEELQLIVAEKSQNLRRLQAQRNELNAKVRMLREELQLLQEQGSYVGEVVKPMDKKKVLVKVHPEGKFVVDLDKNIDINDVTPNSRVALRNESYTLHKILPNKVDPLVSLMMVEKVPDSTYEMVGGLDKQIKEIKEVIELPVKHPELFDALGIAQPKGVLLYGPPGTGKTLLARAVAHHTECTFIRVSGSELVQKFIGEGSRMVRELFVMAREHAPSIIFMDEIDSIGSSRIESGSGGDSEVQRTMLELLNQLDGFEATKNIKVIMATNRIDILDPALLRPGRIDRKIEFPPPNEEARLDILRIHSRKMNLTRGINLRKIAELMPGASGAEVKGVCTEAGMYALRERRVHVTQEDFEMAVAKVMQKDSEKNMSIKKLWK; the protein is encoded by the exons ATGACGAATACCAATTTTGAg ATGGAAGTGGACGAAAAGTCCTCAAAGGGTGAGGGTTTCCGACCATACTATATTACTAAGATTGAGGAGTTGCAGCTGATAGTGGCTGAGAAGAGCCAGAATCTGCGGCGTCTGCAGGCTCAGAGGAATGAACTGAATGCGAAAG tTCGCATGTTGCGAGAGGAGCTGCAGCTGCTCCAGGAGCAGGGCTCTTACGTGGGTGAGGTGGTAAAGCCAATGGACAAGAAGAAGGTGCTTGTGAAAGTGCATCCTGAGGGAAAGTTTGTAGTCGATCTGGACAAGAACATCGACATCAACGATGTGACACCTAACTCGCGCGTCGCACTGCGTAACGAGAGTTACACTCTACACAAGATCCTCCCAAACAAG GTGGACCCCCTGGTATCACTTATGATGGTAGAGAAGGTCCCGGACTCTACGTATGAGATGGTGGGAGGCTTGGACAAACAGATCAAGGAGATAAAGGAAGTGATAGAACTGCCAGTCAAACACCCTGAGCTCTTTGATGCTCTTGGAATTGCACAGCCCAAGGGAGTCCTTCTCTATGGGCCACCTGGCACTG GCAAAACTCTGCTGGCCCGTGCTGTCGCTCATCACACTGAGTGTACCTTCATTCGAGTGTCCGGATCCGAACTGGTCCAGAAGTTCATCGGAGAGGGCTCTAGAATGGTGCGAGAACTTTTCGTCATGGCTAG GGAGCACGCTCCATCCATCATCTTCATGGACGAGATCGACTCGATCGGCTCGTCACGTATCGAGTCCGGCAGTGGCGGAGACTCCGAGGTCCAGAGGACTATGTTGGAGTTGCTCAACCAGTTGGATGGTTTTGAGGCCACCAAAAACATCAAG GTAATCATGGCTACCAACCGTATCGACATCCTGGACCCTGCTCTGCTGCGACCTGGTCGTATTGACCGCAAGATCGAGTTTCCCCCACCAAACGAAGAGGCTCGTCTGGACATCCTTCGCATCCACTCGCGCAAGATGAACCTGACACGTGGCATCAACCTACGCAAGATCGCAGAACTCATGCCGGGTGCTTCTGGAGCTGAAGTGAAG GGGGTTTGCACCGAGGCAGGGATGTATGCTCTTAGGGAGAGAAGAGTTCATGTCACCCAAGAGGATTTTGAGATGGCAGTGGCCAAGGTCATGCAGAAAGACTCTGAGAAGAACATGTCGATAAAGAAACTCTGGAAGTAA